A genome region from Mesorhizobium sp. WSM2240 includes the following:
- the pseC gene encoding UDP-4-amino-4,6-dideoxy-N-acetyl-beta-L-altrosamine transaminase, giving the protein MTKIPYGRQDINEADVNAVVEVLRSDFLTQGPVVPRFEEAVAEYSGVEHAIAMNSATSALHIACLALGLGPDDWLWTSPITFVASANCALYCGAKVDFVDIDKNTYNISSQALERKLVQAERDGRLPKIVVAVHLCGQPCDLAAIHTLGTRYGFSIIEDASHAIGGRYQNRPIGDCRYSDVTVFSFHPVKIITSGEGGMAVTNDARLASRMSLLRSHGITREPALMTHEPDGPWYYQQVDLGYNYRMTELQGALGLSQMARVDAYVARRHELARRYDQTLKGLPVTIPWQHPDGYSGLHLYVIRLQLDAIKGSHKDVFKSMQSQGIGVNLHYIPIHMQPYYQRMGFNPGDYPEAEAYYFEAMTIPMYPAMSYDQQDSVISALEKALA; this is encoded by the coding sequence ATGACTAAAATTCCGTATGGTCGGCAAGACATCAATGAAGCAGACGTAAACGCGGTTGTGGAGGTCCTGCGGTCGGATTTTCTGACACAGGGTCCAGTTGTGCCTCGCTTCGAAGAGGCTGTCGCTGAGTATTCTGGTGTAGAGCATGCGATCGCAATGAACAGCGCAACATCAGCGCTGCATATCGCCTGCCTGGCGCTTGGGTTGGGGCCCGATGATTGGCTTTGGACAAGTCCCATTACCTTTGTGGCGTCGGCCAATTGCGCTCTCTATTGTGGGGCCAAGGTCGACTTTGTTGACATCGACAAGAATACATACAACATATCATCCCAAGCTCTGGAGAGAAAGCTCGTTCAGGCTGAGCGCGACGGACGGCTCCCCAAGATCGTCGTGGCCGTTCATCTTTGCGGACAACCGTGTGACCTTGCTGCCATTCACACCCTTGGAACGCGGTACGGGTTTTCGATCATTGAGGACGCCTCTCACGCAATAGGTGGCCGTTATCAGAATAGGCCGATCGGTGATTGTCGCTACAGTGACGTGACTGTCTTCAGTTTTCATCCTGTGAAAATCATTACCTCTGGGGAAGGCGGTATGGCGGTTACCAATGATGCCCGGCTTGCAAGCCGCATGTCCCTGCTGCGCAGCCACGGCATTACGCGCGAGCCGGCTCTGATGACCCACGAGCCTGATGGCCCTTGGTACTACCAGCAGGTGGATCTCGGGTATAACTATAGAATGACGGAACTGCAGGGTGCACTTGGATTGAGTCAAATGGCCCGTGTGGATGCCTATGTGGCGCGCCGACACGAGTTGGCCCGCCGCTATGACCAAACGCTCAAGGGGCTCCCGGTTACCATACCCTGGCAGCATCCCGACGGATATTCGGGCTTGCACCTTTATGTCATTCGATTGCAACTTGATGCGATCAAGGGCAGTCATAAGGATGTTTTCAAGTCTATGCAGTCCCAAGGCATAGGGGTGAACCTTCACTACATCCCGATTCACATGCAACCCTATTATCAGCGTATGGGCTTTAATCCCGGGGACTATCCAGAAGCCGAGGCCTACTATTTCGAAGCGATGACCATCCCGATGTATCCTGCGATGAGTTATGATCAACAGGATTCGGTGATCAGCGCGCTGGAAAAGGCTCTCGCGTAA
- the pseB gene encoding UDP-N-acetylglucosamine 4,6-dehydratase (inverting), with protein MLTGQSILITGGTGSFGHTFLPMTLERYDPRRIIVYSRDEMKQWEMAKKYQGDNRVRFFIGDVRDRERLYRALDGVDYVVHAAATKIVPTAEYNPFECIKTNINGAMNVIDACIDKGVKRVVALSTDKASSPINLYGATKLASDKLFVAGNSYVGGHGTRFAVVRYGNVMGSRGSVIPFFLSVREKGVLPLTDQRMTRFMITLEQGVELVWHAFDDMEGGEIYVKKIPSMKVVDLARAVAPEAKHDFVGIRPGEKLHEQMVGEEDSFYTYEYPDHYKILPAINNWGSSVERIKGGVKVTEGFSYTSDNNKEWMSVETLQEWVINNRAKIGNI; from the coding sequence ATGCTGACTGGACAATCGATTCTCATCACTGGCGGCACCGGATCCTTCGGACATACCTTTCTGCCGATGACTCTGGAGCGTTACGACCCGCGAAGGATCATCGTCTATTCTCGCGATGAGATGAAGCAATGGGAAATGGCTAAGAAGTATCAAGGCGACAACCGGGTCCGTTTCTTTATCGGTGATGTCCGAGATCGCGAGCGCCTCTACCGCGCGCTCGATGGCGTCGATTACGTTGTGCACGCGGCCGCAACGAAAATTGTTCCCACGGCGGAATACAATCCCTTTGAATGCATCAAGACCAACATCAATGGCGCGATGAACGTTATTGACGCGTGCATCGACAAGGGAGTGAAGCGGGTTGTGGCCCTCTCCACGGACAAGGCAAGTAGCCCGATCAATCTCTACGGCGCTACCAAGCTCGCCTCGGACAAGCTCTTCGTGGCTGGCAATTCTTATGTTGGAGGGCATGGAACTCGTTTCGCGGTAGTTCGGTATGGAAATGTAATGGGATCGCGCGGGTCAGTTATTCCGTTCTTCCTTTCAGTCAGGGAAAAGGGAGTCCTGCCCCTCACTGACCAACGAATGACCCGCTTTATGATTACCCTGGAACAAGGGGTTGAACTTGTCTGGCACGCATTCGACGACATGGAAGGCGGCGAGATCTATGTGAAGAAAATTCCTTCTATGAAAGTGGTGGACCTCGCTCGAGCCGTGGCTCCCGAGGCGAAACATGATTTCGTGGGGATCCGACCGGGTGAGAAGCTGCACGAGCAGATGGTCGGTGAGGAGGACTCTTTCTATACGTACGAATATCCCGACCACTATAAGATTTTGCCTGCAATCAATAATTGGGGCTCCAGTGTAGAGCGAATCAAGGGTGGGGTAAAAGTTACAGAGGGTTTCAGCTATACAAGTGACAACAACAAAGAATGGATGAGTGTCGAAACACTCCAGGAGTGGGTCATTAACAATCGCGCGAAGATCGGCAACATATGA
- a CDS encoding FAD-dependent oxidoreductase yields the protein MAPFCVEGREGVYDYYDARGVPYSRCGKLIVATDAAEALKLKEIARRTARNRVDDLSLLSGVDGVALEPQQSCTAALLSPSTDTVYCHALTLAIQADAEAAGAIVRANPLDSPATPFRV from the coding sequence ATGGCGCCCTTTTGTGTGGAGGGTCGGGAAGGCGTCTATGATTATTACGACGCGCGGGGCGTTCCCTACAGCCGCTGCGGCAAGCTTATCGTCGCGACGGACGCTGCCGAGGCGTTGAAACTGAAGGAAATCGCGCGGCGCACAGCACGCAACCGCGTCGACGACCTGTCGTTGCTCTCGGGCGTGGATGGCGTCGCGTTGGAGCCACAACAGTCATGCACGGCCGCGCTTCTGTCGCCGTCGACAGACACCGTTTACTGCCACGCGTTGACACTGGCTATCCAGGCTGACGCCGAAGCCGCGGGCGCCATCGTCCGGGCGAATCCTCTTGACAGTCCCGCTACGCCTTTCCGAGTTTGA
- a CDS encoding transglutaminase-like cysteine peptidase gives MVPSFLIILSACNQTASVGTAMQVSGYAFPPPAFDAFCGREPRLCRTENGNNVMELTAAREEELEAVNGSVNRRIKERSDLQTSGNADYWQLPSTQGDCEDFAILKKSELLKRGWPASVLLLTVARLGDEGHTVLTVRTSKGDKVLDNRTNAVRNWSNTPYRYFARQSQFAAHKWVRIEQPRSL, from the coding sequence ATGGTCCCTTCATTCCTGATAATACTTTCGGCGTGCAATCAGACCGCATCGGTTGGCACGGCCATGCAAGTCTCGGGCTATGCGTTCCCACCTCCAGCTTTCGACGCATTCTGCGGGAGGGAGCCGAGGCTCTGCCGCACTGAAAACGGCAATAATGTCATGGAATTGACTGCCGCCCGCGAGGAGGAGCTGGAGGCAGTCAATGGATCCGTCAACCGGCGAATCAAAGAGCGGAGTGACTTGCAAACATCGGGCAATGCGGACTACTGGCAATTGCCTTCCACTCAGGGAGACTGCGAAGATTTCGCAATTCTGAAGAAGAGCGAGCTATTGAAGCGTGGGTGGCCAGCCTCAGTTTTACTCCTGACGGTCGCGCGCCTTGGGGACGAGGGGCACACGGTGCTAACCGTGCGAACGTCCAAGGGCGACAAGGTCCTTGACAACAGAACCAATGCGGTTCGCAATTGGTCGAACACGCCATATAGGTATTTCGCGCGTCAGTCTCAATTCGCCGCTCACAAATGGGTTCGCATCGAACAACCGCGATCCTTGTGA
- a CDS encoding class I SAM-dependent methyltransferase, which translates to MEDWIALAIRSSKEMAAASPVERGGADAEFVKRSYEEHWGRRIEGIRKKIAAGETVAHILANIRSQPHLVQANRVAEAITKNLLADFNETTSAGKPTSRLGACGSRFVAQPNFDPMSAIYQHALSADVIVELGAGPGWNLFNLSTYLGKAIQRKRLFGLEFSDAGLEIIKILAEHENLPIEAHFFDYRNPDLSMLPETGRLLIFSHHSLEQVEEISPLLHQKIATRPEPTKLIHCEPIGWQRFPELYKARVRQNDDLFKAMVVRRFDDLHAPHAVAMCAAINSWRAKYNRNAMDCVNKHVNAKRFVVREAIYDFTHVYNSNPVNPSTYLEIDVISPGAAVP; encoded by the coding sequence ATGGAAGATTGGATTGCGCTAGCAATAAGGTCGTCGAAAGAGATGGCGGCGGCGTCACCTGTCGAAAGGGGTGGCGCAGACGCTGAATTCGTTAAGCGCAGCTATGAGGAGCATTGGGGCAGAAGGATCGAGGGCATCCGCAAAAAGATCGCTGCTGGTGAGACAGTCGCGCACATCCTCGCGAATATTCGCAGCCAGCCCCATCTCGTCCAAGCCAACCGAGTTGCTGAGGCGATCACTAAGAACCTCCTAGCCGACTTCAACGAGACCACGTCCGCTGGCAAACCTACGTCACGCCTAGGAGCCTGCGGCAGTCGCTTCGTCGCGCAGCCAAATTTCGACCCAATGAGTGCTATTTACCAGCATGCGTTGAGTGCTGACGTCATAGTGGAACTCGGCGCAGGTCCGGGCTGGAACCTGTTCAATCTTTCAACCTATTTGGGTAAAGCCATCCAGAGAAAGCGGCTGTTTGGCTTGGAATTTTCTGACGCTGGGCTAGAAATCATCAAGATTCTTGCCGAGCACGAGAACCTGCCAATCGAAGCGCACTTCTTCGACTACAGAAATCCTGACCTGTCCATGCTTCCCGAAACAGGACGCTTGTTGATTTTCTCGCATCACTCGCTCGAGCAAGTCGAGGAAATATCGCCATTGCTTCACCAGAAGATTGCCACACGGCCAGAGCCGACAAAGCTTATCCACTGTGAGCCAATCGGCTGGCAACGATTCCCCGAGCTCTACAAGGCCCGCGTTCGTCAGAACGATGATCTCTTCAAAGCGATGGTGGTTCGGCGCTTCGACGATCTACATGCGCCCCATGCCGTTGCGATGTGCGCCGCCATCAACTCCTGGCGCGCGAAGTACAACCGAAACGCCATGGATTGTGTCAATAAGCATGTGAATGCCAAGCGATTCGTCGTGCGAGAGGCAATCTACGACTTCACTCATGTTTACAACTCAAACCCAGTTAATCCTTCGACCTACTTGGAGATCGATGTCATTTCGCCGGGCGCGGCTGTTCCCTAA
- the pseF gene encoding pseudaminic acid cytidylyltransferase — translation MRLAVIPARGGSKRIPRKNIRPFCGRPMIAWSIEAALQSGCFQQVIVSTDDDEVADVARAWGAGVPFKRPANLADDHTATLPVIAHAIEWYQHHGDTPTHICCVYATAPFVQSEDLRTGLSLLEREGCDYAFPVTSYAFPVQRAIRITPGGRVEMFNPEHFNTRSQDLEEAYHDAGQFYWGLAEAWLRKRPIFSSVATPLVLPRYRVQDIDTVEDWQRAELMFEAIRAK, via the coding sequence ATGAGATTGGCGGTCATTCCAGCGCGCGGTGGTAGCAAGCGCATACCGCGCAAGAACATCCGCCCCTTCTGTGGCAGGCCAATGATTGCCTGGTCTATCGAGGCGGCACTGCAAAGTGGCTGCTTTCAGCAAGTTATTGTCTCCACTGATGACGATGAAGTCGCGGATGTCGCGCGTGCGTGGGGCGCTGGAGTCCCTTTCAAACGCCCTGCAAACCTCGCTGACGACCATACCGCCACACTGCCTGTGATTGCCCATGCGATCGAATGGTATCAGCATCACGGCGACACACCGACCCACATCTGCTGCGTTTATGCGACTGCTCCCTTTGTGCAATCAGAGGACTTAAGGACAGGGCTCTCGCTGCTCGAACGGGAGGGTTGTGATTATGCTTTTCCGGTCACCAGCTACGCTTTTCCAGTCCAACGGGCGATACGGATCACCCCGGGCGGCCGAGTGGAGATGTTCAATCCAGAACATTTCAATACGCGGTCGCAGGATTTGGAAGAGGCTTATCATGATGCCGGTCAATTCTATTGGGGGCTTGCCGAAGCTTGGCTTAGGAAAAGGCCGATCTTCTCATCTGTAGCAACGCCCCTCGTTCTGCCGCGGTATCGAGTGCAGGATATCGATACCGTGGAAGACTGGCAGAGGGCTGAGCTGATGTTTGAGGCGATACGAGCGAAGTAA
- a CDS encoding Gfo/Idh/MocA family oxidoreductase gives MNSLRVALVGCGRMGASTTERTRSMLPPAWLPLSHAEAIAEHPGLQLVSVCDGDGDRAMAVGERLGIPPAACMTDAVKMLASVQPDILAVATRTPGRLEIIRAAVKHGVRGIHSEKPLAQHLAEGESLMAEIAETGIYFTYGTLRRFMAPYRVAKMMVDRGDIGEVREINIAHNYRELLMWSHPHSVDLLLFFGGREIETVNAVCDFGSATATEKLIDCDPKVEFAHVVFANGTRGLISSSTGMSVTISGTEGAIRVVSNGERVELHRKVSPESVYFSDVVPVPVQVERSGTSQAFLELYNAIVEGTPPTISPEEVALNQRVLWAIASSGLQQGKAVRLNDINSQMVITGRFGELYA, from the coding sequence ATGAATAGCTTGCGGGTCGCACTGGTCGGATGTGGCCGGATGGGCGCGTCCACGACGGAACGGACACGGTCGATGCTTCCACCGGCGTGGCTTCCGCTCAGCCATGCCGAGGCCATTGCCGAGCACCCCGGCCTTCAACTTGTCTCTGTTTGTGACGGTGATGGGGACCGAGCCATGGCGGTCGGCGAGCGCCTCGGCATCCCGCCCGCCGCGTGCATGACAGACGCGGTGAAAATGCTGGCTTCGGTCCAACCGGATATACTAGCCGTTGCGACAAGGACACCGGGCCGGCTCGAGATCATCCGCGCGGCCGTCAAACACGGCGTTCGTGGTATTCATTCTGAAAAGCCTCTGGCTCAGCATCTCGCTGAGGGCGAGTCTTTGATGGCTGAAATCGCGGAAACGGGTATTTACTTCACCTACGGAACGTTGCGGCGTTTCATGGCGCCATACAGGGTGGCGAAGATGATGGTCGATCGCGGCGACATTGGCGAAGTTCGCGAAATCAATATAGCCCATAATTATCGTGAGCTGTTGATGTGGTCGCACCCGCACAGCGTAGATTTGCTGCTGTTCTTTGGCGGGCGCGAAATCGAGACGGTGAATGCTGTCTGCGACTTCGGAAGTGCGACGGCAACCGAAAAATTAATCGACTGCGACCCCAAAGTAGAGTTCGCCCACGTTGTCTTTGCCAATGGCACTCGTGGGCTGATCTCCAGTTCGACCGGAATGTCTGTCACCATCTCTGGGACCGAGGGTGCAATCAGAGTGGTTTCAAATGGCGAACGAGTCGAGCTTCACCGGAAGGTTTCGCCCGAAAGCGTATATTTCAGCGACGTTGTTCCTGTACCGGTCCAAGTCGAGCGCAGCGGTACGAGCCAAGCATTTCTCGAATTGTACAATGCGATTGTTGAGGGAACTCCGCCAACGATCTCGCCTGAAGAGGTGGCGCTCAATCAGCGTGTTTTGTGGGCAATTGCCTCGTCTGGCTTACAGCAAGGAAAAGCTGTCAGGCTGAACGATATTAACAGCCAGATGGTGATCACCGGCAGGTTCGGTGAGCTTTACGCCTAA
- a CDS encoding O-antigen ligase family protein, translating to MPQPIFGLTLDRMNRLYMGIVTGWGAVIGSAVSFMVGGAFIWAIVRLLRRDFPLSRVREARIVALIFAGFFAIEALAGAISYNGVVTLYEIGQNTLYLAFLPIYSRLSVSERSGVRDAVELAAMGGAYVAFAIASVESFGFGLRAEGGAGNAYPFALANFMTLTITFLASQRAHGRWRVLFALAALASVGSIILSGTRGLWAGLVIVPAICIWFYRDHIARRYLLPSIAVFSVALLAFGLFATPFVRDRVELLIEDYGQIVEEGDYSGSLGKRLTVWKAGWQLVTEAPFFGHGPGHSAELMIERTKAISGTPLSYSHFHNVFLNYAVRDGIPGALIVAMMLLGPVILAWRKNRDEMGDYGLAMTGGIMMSFFLSGLLNNMIGHDLSDSMFIVGILTGLFFVFGPSAQSG from the coding sequence GTGCCCCAACCAATTTTCGGCCTGACCCTGGACAGGATGAACCGCCTCTATATGGGGATCGTCACCGGCTGGGGGGCGGTAATCGGCAGCGCCGTCAGCTTCATGGTCGGCGGTGCGTTCATCTGGGCGATCGTCCGCCTCCTGAGAAGGGATTTTCCCCTGTCGCGGGTTCGCGAAGCTCGGATAGTAGCGCTGATCTTTGCGGGTTTTTTCGCAATTGAAGCCCTCGCCGGAGCGATTTCATACAATGGCGTCGTGACCCTGTACGAAATCGGTCAAAACACGCTCTATCTGGCCTTCCTGCCGATCTACTCCCGCCTTTCGGTTTCGGAACGCTCAGGCGTTCGCGACGCGGTCGAACTTGCTGCAATGGGCGGCGCCTATGTGGCATTCGCCATTGCCTCGGTTGAGAGCTTCGGATTTGGCTTGCGGGCTGAAGGCGGCGCAGGCAACGCCTATCCCTTCGCACTTGCAAATTTCATGACCCTCACGATCACTTTCCTGGCCAGCCAGCGCGCGCATGGCCGATGGCGTGTGCTGTTCGCGCTGGCCGCACTCGCCTCAGTCGGCAGCATCATCCTATCAGGGACACGCGGCCTGTGGGCCGGACTCGTCATCGTTCCGGCGATCTGCATCTGGTTCTATCGCGATCACATAGCGCGGCGCTACCTGCTGCCGTCCATAGCGGTGTTTTCGGTCGCACTGTTGGCCTTCGGGCTGTTTGCCACGCCCTTCGTCCGCGACCGTGTCGAGTTGCTGATCGAAGACTATGGGCAAATAGTGGAAGAGGGCGATTATTCGGGATCGCTCGGCAAGCGATTGACCGTCTGGAAAGCGGGTTGGCAACTCGTCACGGAAGCGCCGTTCTTCGGTCACGGGCCGGGTCACAGCGCAGAACTGATGATCGAGCGCACCAAGGCGATCTCGGGAACGCCTCTCTCATATTCGCATTTCCACAATGTTTTTCTCAACTATGCCGTACGCGATGGCATTCCCGGCGCCCTGATCGTCGCGATGATGCTTCTCGGCCCGGTGATTCTGGCCTGGCGCAAGAACCGCGACGAGATGGGAGACTATGGCCTGGCCATGACGGGGGGCATCATGATGAGCTTTTTCCTGAGCGGCCTGCTGAACAATATGATCGGCCATGACCTGTCCGACTCGATGTTCATCGTCGGAATATTGACCGGCCTGTTTTTTGTTTTTGGGCCTAGCGCCCAGTCAGGGTAA
- a CDS encoding NAD(P)/FAD-dependent oxidoreductase, with product MDEVECVVIGAGIVGLAIARSLALSGREVLVVEKERTIGAHTSSRNSEVIHAGIYYPQHSLMARLCVEGRMALYDYCDARDVPYSRCGKLIVATDAADALKLQEIAQRAARNGVDDLSLLSGGEAIALEPQLSCTAALLSPSTGIVDSHTLMLAFQADAEAAGAMIAFGCPFVGAISDGSDLVLSLGGAEPTSIRARHLVNSAGLFAPEVARTIEGIAPDRIPTAYFARGVYFVLSGRCPFSRLVYPVPVAGGLGIHLTIDLGGQARFGPDVEWINSIDYYLDETRLPRFAEAVRRYWPGLEEARLLPGYTGIRPKIVPPGAPGQDFAVEDSEVHGIAGLINLFGIESPGLTASLALADHVRQLVETHTR from the coding sequence ATGGATGAAGTCGAGTGCGTTGTGATCGGCGCAGGGATTGTAGGTCTGGCCATCGCGCGCTCACTCGCGCTGTCTGGCCGTGAGGTGCTTGTCGTCGAAAAGGAAAGGACGATCGGCGCCCACACATCATCTCGCAACAGTGAAGTCATTCACGCCGGCATATATTATCCGCAGCACAGCCTGATGGCGCGCCTTTGTGTGGAGGGTCGGATGGCCCTCTACGATTATTGTGACGCGCGGGACGTTCCCTACAGCCGCTGCGGCAAGCTCATCGTCGCGACGGACGCTGCCGACGCGTTGAAACTGCAGGAAATAGCACAGCGCGCAGCACGCAACGGTGTCGACGACCTGTCGTTACTCTCGGGCGGAGAGGCCATCGCGTTGGAGCCACAGCTGTCGTGCACTGCCGCGCTTCTGTCGCCGTCGACAGGCATCGTTGACAGCCACACCTTGATGCTGGCTTTCCAGGCTGACGCCGAAGCCGCTGGCGCCATGATCGCGTTCGGCTGCCCATTCGTTGGTGCAATCAGTGACGGCTCTGATCTCGTCCTGTCGCTTGGCGGCGCCGAACCCACCTCCATCCGCGCCCGACACCTCGTCAACTCAGCGGGCTTGTTCGCACCCGAGGTCGCGCGCACGATCGAGGGAATTGCACCCGATCGCATACCGACAGCTTATTTTGCGCGCGGCGTCTATTTCGTACTCAGTGGTCGCTGCCCGTTTTCAAGGCTCGTCTACCCGGTACCGGTGGCCGGTGGGCTAGGCATTCATCTCACCATCGATCTTGGAGGCCAGGCGCGCTTCGGTCCGGACGTCGAGTGGATCAATTCCATCGACTATTATCTTGACGAAACCCGTTTGCCGCGCTTTGCCGAGGCTGTCCGACGCTACTGGCCGGGTCTCGAGGAAGCGCGGCTGCTCCCGGGGTACACTGGAATTCGCCCGAAAATCGTGCCACCTGGAGCGCCCGGACAGGATTTTGCCGTTGAAGACAGCGAGGTTCACGGCATTGCGGGCTTGATCAATTTGTTCGGTATTGAATCTCCCGGCCTGACGGCGTCACTGGCGTTGGCGGATCATGTTCGGCAACTGGTAGAGACGCATACCCGTTGA